In Streptomyces qaidamensis, one DNA window encodes the following:
- a CDS encoding ABC transporter substrate-binding protein — protein sequence MRMTSSTIRTRWSPKRDTATPQHRRAAKAAAAVAAGALALSLSACGSSDEGSSGSTGDTEETANNVTLPKLDGTSLEVAAVWSGTEQANFKKVLQEFEKRTGAKVTFVPAQDPIVNFIGSKVAGGQPPDIVMLPQPGAIKQAVDKGWAKPLGSEAAKELGENYSQGWQDIGKVGGKQYGVYYKAANKSLIWYNNQVFENAGASEPETWPDLLSTAQTVFDSGVTPFSVGGAEGWTLTDWFENVYLSQAGPEKYDQLAKHEIKWTDPSVKDALTTLAQVWGKPDYIAGGANGALQTDFPESVTQVFTGGDQPKAAMVAAGDFAQVNIPSSMKIGTDAKVFPFPAVGDNGPVVSGGDAAVILEDSKGSQALATWLASPDAAQIQAKLGGYLSPNKNVPNSAYPNAVQQRIAKALIDAGDDFRFDMSDQAPQAFGGTPGKGEWKILQDFLKNPKDIAGTQAKLEAEAAAAYGN from the coding sequence ATGCGCATGACGAGCAGCACCATCCGGACACGCTGGTCGCCCAAGCGGGACACGGCGACCCCCCAGCACCGCAGAGCCGCCAAGGCAGCGGCCGCCGTCGCCGCGGGAGCGCTCGCGCTCTCGCTGTCCGCCTGCGGAAGCAGCGACGAAGGCAGCAGTGGAAGCACGGGCGACACCGAAGAAACCGCCAACAACGTCACCCTTCCGAAGCTGGACGGGACGAGCCTCGAGGTCGCCGCCGTGTGGAGCGGCACCGAACAGGCCAACTTCAAGAAGGTCCTGCAGGAGTTCGAGAAGCGCACGGGCGCCAAGGTCACGTTCGTGCCCGCGCAGGACCCGATCGTCAACTTCATCGGTTCCAAGGTGGCCGGCGGGCAGCCGCCGGACATCGTGATGCTGCCGCAGCCCGGCGCCATCAAGCAGGCCGTCGACAAGGGCTGGGCCAAGCCGCTGGGCTCCGAGGCCGCCAAGGAGCTCGGCGAGAACTACTCACAGGGCTGGCAGGACATCGGCAAGGTGGGCGGCAAGCAGTACGGCGTCTACTACAAGGCGGCCAACAAGTCCCTGATCTGGTACAACAACCAGGTCTTCGAGAACGCCGGGGCGAGTGAGCCCGAGACCTGGCCGGATCTGCTCAGCACCGCGCAGACGGTCTTCGACTCCGGCGTCACCCCGTTCTCCGTCGGCGGCGCCGAGGGCTGGACGCTGACCGACTGGTTCGAGAACGTGTACCTCTCCCAGGCCGGGCCGGAGAAGTACGACCAGCTGGCCAAGCACGAGATCAAGTGGACGGACCCGTCCGTGAAGGACGCGCTGACCACGCTCGCGCAGGTCTGGGGCAAGCCGGACTACATCGCGGGCGGGGCGAACGGGGCGTTGCAGACCGACTTCCCGGAGTCCGTCACCCAGGTGTTCACCGGCGGGGACCAGCCCAAGGCCGCCATGGTGGCGGCGGGTGACTTCGCGCAGGTCAACATCCCCTCCAGTATGAAGATCGGCACGGACGCGAAGGTGTTCCCGTTCCCGGCGGTCGGTGACAACGGACCGGTGGTCTCGGGCGGCGACGCGGCCGTGATCCTGGAGGACTCGAAGGGGTCGCAGGCCCTGGCCACCTGGCTCGCCTCGCCCGACGCGGCGCAGATCCAGGCCAAGCTGGGCGGCTACCTCTCGCCGAACAAGAACGTGCCGAACTCCGCGTACCCGAACGCGGTGCAGCAGAGGATTGCCAAGGCGCTCATCGACGCCGGTGACGACTTCCGCTTCGACATGTCCGACCAGGCCCCGCAGGCCTTCGGCGGTACGCCCGGCAAGGGCGAGTGGAAGATCCTCCAGGACTTCCTGAAGAACCCGAAGGACATCGCGGGGACGCAGGCGAAGCTGGAGGCCGAAGCGGCAGCGGCCTACGGGAACTGA
- a CDS encoding carbohydrate ABC transporter permease yields MTPVPAAGGTRPPAAPKSRKSVTGTRRTVAALFLLPALVLLGALVVYPIGYSVVRSFYDQSGGGFAGIDNYKALFTDEGIRTALKNNIIWVVFAPTVATALGLIFAVLTERVRWGTAFKLVVFMPMAISMLAAGIIFRLVYDQDPDKGVANAVWVGVHDTFSQASAFPKAHPGRESPLKPAGGGAFITTSPVRTGEAVSLPLVGVAPDLMPDGAKAAAAPKPEPDKVTGTAWQDFTRGKGVGTLNRVDSAELGYAGMRIEAVKDGRVVASATAAGDGTFTLPAAADGAQLRLPASNFKEPYNGLDWLGPSLVTPAIIGSYIWMWAGFAMVLIAAGLASVPRELLEAARVDGASEWQVFRRVTVPLLAPVLAVVAVTLMINVLKIFDLVFIIAPGSSQDDANVLALELYRKGFSEDQPGIASAISVFLLLLVIPVMWFNVRRLRREVRR; encoded by the coding sequence ATGACGCCGGTTCCGGCGGCAGGGGGCACCAGGCCCCCTGCCGCTCCCAAGTCGCGCAAGAGTGTGACCGGCACCCGCAGGACCGTCGCGGCGCTGTTCCTGCTGCCCGCGCTCGTCCTGCTCGGCGCGCTCGTGGTGTACCCGATCGGGTACTCGGTCGTGCGCAGTTTCTACGACCAGTCCGGTGGCGGCTTCGCCGGAATAGACAACTACAAGGCCCTCTTCACCGACGAGGGCATCCGCACCGCGCTGAAGAACAACATCATCTGGGTGGTGTTCGCGCCGACGGTCGCGACGGCGCTCGGCCTGATCTTCGCGGTGCTGACCGAACGGGTGCGCTGGGGTACGGCGTTCAAGCTGGTCGTCTTCATGCCGATGGCGATCTCGATGCTGGCGGCCGGGATCATCTTCCGCCTGGTGTACGACCAGGACCCGGACAAGGGCGTGGCGAACGCGGTGTGGGTGGGCGTGCACGACACGTTCTCCCAGGCGTCGGCGTTCCCGAAGGCCCACCCGGGCCGGGAGTCGCCGCTGAAACCGGCCGGCGGGGGCGCGTTCATCACCACGTCGCCGGTCCGGACGGGCGAGGCGGTCTCGCTGCCCCTGGTGGGTGTGGCGCCCGACCTGATGCCCGACGGCGCGAAGGCCGCGGCGGCGCCGAAGCCCGAGCCGGACAAGGTCACGGGCACCGCCTGGCAGGACTTCACGCGCGGCAAGGGCGTCGGCACGCTCAACCGTGTCGACTCCGCCGAACTGGGCTATGCCGGCATGAGGATCGAGGCCGTGAAGGACGGCAGGGTGGTGGCGTCGGCGACGGCCGCCGGCGACGGCACCTTCACACTGCCCGCCGCGGCCGACGGGGCCCAACTCCGTCTCCCGGCGAGCAACTTCAAGGAGCCCTACAACGGCCTGGACTGGCTCGGCCCGTCCCTGGTCACCCCGGCCATCATCGGCTCGTACATCTGGATGTGGGCGGGTTTCGCGATGGTGCTGATCGCGGCCGGGCTCGCGAGCGTGCCCCGGGAGCTGCTGGAGGCGGCCCGGGTCGACGGCGCGAGTGAGTGGCAGGTGTTCAGACGGGTCACGGTGCCACTGCTGGCGCCGGTCCTCGCGGTCGTCGCCGTCACCCTGATGATCAACGTGCTGAAGATCTTCGACCTGGTCTTCATCATCGCCCCCGGCTCCTCCCAGGACGACGCGAACGTCCTCGCCCTGGAGCTGTACCGCAAGGGCTTCTCCGAGGACCAGCCGGGCATCGCCAGCGCCATCTCGGTGTTCCTGCTGCTGCTCGTGATCCCGGTGATGTGGTTCAACGTACGCAGGCTGCGGCGGGAGGTGCGGCGATGA
- a CDS encoding carbohydrate ABC transporter permease encodes MKARQSLGSRLAEAVSGGVLRVFLIVVGLFWLVPTIGLLLSSLRAPQDIAASGWWKVFTEPSQITFDSYAKLLENDDITSSLLNTVWITVPATLLVVIIGSLAGYAFAWMEFPGRDWWFLGVVGLLVVPVQVALIPIAELFGNIGLFGSVLGVVLFHVGFGLPFAVFLLRNFFAEIPKELLEAARLDGAGELRLFFRVVMPLGGPAIAALGIFQFLWVWNDMLVALIFSDSGSQPITVALQTQVRQFGNNIDVLAPGAFISMVVPLAVFFAFQRQFVSGVMAGAVK; translated from the coding sequence ATGAAGGCCAGACAGTCGCTGGGATCGCGGCTCGCCGAGGCGGTCAGCGGCGGGGTGCTGCGGGTGTTCCTCATCGTCGTGGGACTGTTCTGGCTGGTGCCGACGATCGGGCTGCTGCTGTCCAGCCTCCGCGCGCCGCAGGACATCGCGGCCAGTGGCTGGTGGAAGGTGTTCACCGAGCCCTCGCAGATCACCTTCGACAGCTACGCGAAGCTGCTGGAGAACGACGACATCACCAGCTCCCTGCTGAACACCGTCTGGATCACCGTGCCGGCGACCCTGCTCGTCGTGATCATCGGCTCGCTGGCCGGCTACGCCTTCGCCTGGATGGAGTTCCCGGGCCGGGACTGGTGGTTCCTGGGTGTGGTCGGTCTGCTGGTCGTGCCCGTGCAGGTGGCGCTGATCCCGATCGCCGAACTCTTCGGCAACATCGGTCTCTTCGGCTCGGTGCTCGGCGTGGTGCTCTTCCACGTCGGTTTCGGTCTGCCGTTCGCGGTGTTCCTGCTGCGGAACTTCTTCGCGGAGATCCCGAAGGAACTGCTGGAGGCGGCGCGCCTGGACGGGGCGGGCGAACTGCGCCTGTTCTTCCGTGTCGTCATGCCCCTCGGCGGTCCGGCGATCGCCGCGCTCGGCATCTTCCAGTTCCTGTGGGTGTGGAACGACATGCTGGTCGCGCTGATCTTCTCGGACTCCGGGAGCCAGCCGATCACGGTCGCGCTCCAGACGCAGGTACGGCAGTTCGGCAACAACATCGACGTGCTGGCACCCGGCGCGTTCATCTCGATGGTGGTCCCGCTGGCCGTCTTCTTCGCGTTCCAGCGGCAGTTCGTGTCCGGTGTCATGGCGGGCGCGGTCAAGTAG
- a CDS encoding bifunctional glycosyltransferase/CDP-glycerol:glycerophosphate glycerophosphotransferase gives MPRFSVIVPAYQVQAYLHECLESVLSQSCPDLELIVVDDCSPDACGAIIDEFAARDTRVRPVHLPENVGLGRARNAGVAHASGDYLLFLDSDDTLTPDALRSIADRLKETGEPDVLVFDYARTYWTGEAIRNQAALQLTEKGPAPFRLEDRPGLLRLLMVAWNKAYRREFVEREGFVFPPGVYEDTPWTYPVLMTADSIATLDRVCVHYRQRRQGSILRTTSERHFDVFEQYERVFAFLDERPGLAQWRPVLFRRMVHHLAIVYSRRDRLPRGSRADFLRRARAHYRRYRTSGVPVPLRCRIHHVLIRFGLHRTYRTLQLASALHRAAARATGTLLRGLRSAALRTHYRVQRCLPLRADRAVFAAYDGRGHGCNPGALEAAFRELAPHIRTAWIARREHHHTIPPGPRRLVPGTAAYWTALARSRYVISNTGFDDRLAKRRGQVLIQTGHGTPLGHLGLDLQERPAAARGRDFTRLLKDVDRWDYVLSANRHTTLTNERVHPGRYTTLEYGYPRNDVFRTATPADVARLRASLGIPRGSVAILYAPTHRDYRRSQRHTLDLQRIVRRLGPRFIVLARAHHAYDAPLTSTCGRVVDVSGHPSVESLCLASDALVTDYSSLMFDYANLDRPIVVHADDWEAYDAARGTYFDLRDFPPGAVARGEDELIDIFATGHWRGSRSAQLRAAFRERFCTYDDGRAAERVVRRVVLGESELPPVVPLDERRPVPSAAASLTREPLTTVPLPAGPRAVSDSL, from the coding sequence TTGCCCAGGTTCAGTGTCATTGTCCCCGCGTACCAGGTTCAGGCGTACCTGCACGAGTGCCTCGAATCGGTGCTCTCCCAGTCCTGTCCCGATCTGGAACTGATCGTCGTCGACGACTGCTCGCCGGACGCGTGCGGCGCGATCATCGACGAGTTCGCCGCCCGCGACACGCGCGTACGCCCCGTCCACCTGCCGGAGAACGTGGGCCTGGGCCGTGCGAGAAACGCCGGGGTGGCGCACGCGAGCGGCGACTACCTGCTGTTCCTCGACAGCGACGACACCCTCACGCCCGACGCGCTGCGGTCGATCGCCGACCGGCTGAAGGAGACCGGCGAGCCGGACGTGCTGGTTTTCGACTACGCCCGCACCTACTGGACGGGTGAGGCGATCCGCAACCAGGCGGCCCTGCAGCTCACCGAGAAGGGCCCGGCGCCGTTCCGCCTGGAGGACCGGCCGGGGCTGCTGCGGCTGCTGATGGTCGCCTGGAACAAGGCCTACCGGCGGGAGTTCGTCGAGCGCGAGGGCTTCGTCTTCCCGCCCGGCGTCTACGAGGACACGCCGTGGACGTACCCGGTGCTGATGACAGCCGACTCGATCGCGACCCTCGACCGCGTCTGCGTGCACTACCGGCAGCGGCGGCAGGGCAGCATCCTGCGCACCACCAGCGAGCGGCACTTCGACGTCTTCGAGCAGTACGAGCGGGTCTTCGCGTTCCTCGACGAGCGCCCCGGGCTGGCCCAGTGGCGGCCGGTGCTGTTCCGCCGCATGGTGCACCACCTGGCGATCGTGTACTCCCGGCGGGACCGGCTGCCCCGGGGTTCGCGCGCCGACTTCCTGCGCCGGGCCCGCGCCCACTACCGCCGCTACCGCACCTCCGGCGTGCCCGTCCCCCTGCGCTGCCGCATCCACCACGTCCTGATCCGCTTCGGCCTGCACCGCACCTACCGCACCCTCCAGCTGGCCTCCGCCCTGCACCGTGCCGCGGCGAGGGCCACCGGGACGCTGCTGCGGGGCCTGCGGTCGGCGGCCCTGCGGACCCACTACCGCGTGCAGCGCTGTCTGCCGCTGCGCGCCGACCGCGCCGTCTTCGCCGCCTACGACGGCCGCGGCCACGGTTGCAACCCGGGTGCGCTGGAGGCCGCGTTCCGCGAGCTCGCGCCGCACATCCGCACGGCGTGGATCGCCCGCCGCGAGCACCACCACACGATCCCGCCCGGCCCGCGCCGCCTCGTCCCCGGGACGGCCGCCTACTGGACGGCCCTCGCCCGCTCCCGCTACGTGATCAGCAACACCGGCTTCGACGACCGGCTGGCCAAGCGGCGGGGCCAGGTCCTGATCCAGACCGGGCACGGCACCCCGCTCGGCCACCTCGGCCTCGACCTCCAGGAGCGCCCCGCGGCGGCCCGCGGCCGGGACTTCACGCGGCTGCTGAAGGACGTCGACCGCTGGGACTACGTGCTGTCCGCCAACCGCCACACCACGCTGACGAACGAGCGGGTCCACCCCGGCCGCTACACCACGCTGGAGTACGGCTACCCCCGCAACGACGTGTTCCGGACGGCGACCCCGGCGGACGTGGCCCGGCTGCGCGCCTCGCTGGGCATCCCCCGGGGCTCGGTGGCGATCCTGTACGCGCCGACCCACCGCGACTACCGCCGCTCCCAGCGCCACACCCTCGACCTCCAGCGGATCGTGCGCCGCCTCGGCCCGCGCTTCATCGTCCTGGCCCGCGCCCACCACGCCTACGACGCCCCGCTGACCAGCACCTGCGGCCGGGTCGTCGACGTCTCCGGGCACCCGAGCGTGGAGTCGCTCTGCCTGGCGTCGGACGCCCTGGTCACGGACTACTCGTCGCTGATGTTCGACTACGCCAACCTGGACCGGCCGATCGTGGTCCACGCCGACGACTGGGAGGCGTACGACGCGGCCCGGGGCACCTACTTCGACCTGCGCGACTTTCCGCCGGGCGCGGTCGCTCGCGGGGAGGACGAGCTGATCGACATCTTCGCCACCGGCCACTGGCGCGGCTCCCGCTCGGCTCAGCTGCGGGCGGCGTTCCGTGAGCGGTTCTGCACCTACGACGACGGCCGGGCCGCCGAGCGGGTGGTGCGCCGGGTCGTGCTCGGCGAGTCGGAGCTGCCGCCGGTCGTGCCGCTCGACGAGCGCCGCCCGGTGCCCTCGGCGGCGGCCTCGCTGACGCGTGAACCGCTCACCACCGTACCGCTGCCGGCCGGCCCCCGCGCCGTCAGCGACAGCCTCTGA
- a CDS encoding bifunctional glycosyltransferase/CDP-glycerol:glycerophosphate glycerophosphotransferase: protein MPRFSIIVPSHGVAGRLSQALDSVLAQSFGDFELIPVCDAPDAPAADVVTGYAGRDSRVTPVHSPPSDGLAGARNTGLRAAVGGHVLFLDGDDVLVPGALAALDARLGETGDVDVLYFEHERTPWWEGEPTAPAASLLARTPDGAFTPDRAPRLTGVTLPAWSAVYRRAFLTEQDIAFPGDHFTDVGFGGLVALRAERMAALRTVVVRHLLRRQGNRLGLPGEHHAELLDQAELVLTRAAEQELAADRLMPLFEQLFAAVLKTAAHPRRLTSGRRAFFRRASTLYRRHRPDGYRAPGGSLGVQHRLLASGSYAAFRSLRAANRAASRAAALLPRPQGLRTRLRYAAALRLPLDRNLVVYCAYWGRGYACNPAAIHAKARELAPHLRAVFLVEPDAVGSVPPGVEYAVIGSRRYWQVLARAKYLVNNANFADAVVKRPGSVHLQTQHGTPLKTMGADQATYPVVAAATGSFAKLLARVDRWDYNLTSNRHSTEMWERAFPSTHETLEYGYPRNDVYCTASAEDVARVRKELGVPDGKKALLYAPTHRDYATGFETGLDLAEFCEAIGDDYVVLLRAHYFYDQGASRGGGRIIDVTGHRSSEDVCLAADGLITDYSSIMFDYANLDRPIVVYADDWDVYRETRGVYFDLMELPPGRVARTPGELAALFRDGSWADGTATSLRAAFRERFCQFDDGRAAERVVRRVLLGEPPESIPPVIPLAERVPAPAATLVRS, encoded by the coding sequence ATGCCCCGCTTCAGCATCATCGTCCCGTCCCATGGGGTCGCGGGCCGGCTGTCCCAGGCGCTGGACTCCGTCCTCGCCCAGTCGTTCGGCGACTTCGAGCTGATCCCGGTGTGCGACGCACCCGATGCGCCGGCGGCGGACGTCGTCACCGGATACGCCGGGCGGGACTCCCGGGTGACGCCGGTGCACTCGCCGCCGTCGGACGGACTGGCCGGGGCGCGCAACACCGGGCTGCGGGCGGCGGTCGGCGGCCATGTGCTGTTCCTCGACGGCGACGACGTCCTGGTCCCGGGGGCACTGGCGGCCCTGGACGCCCGGCTGGGCGAGACCGGCGACGTGGACGTCCTGTACTTCGAGCACGAGCGCACCCCCTGGTGGGAGGGCGAGCCGACCGCCCCGGCCGCCTCCCTGCTGGCCAGGACGCCGGACGGGGCCTTCACCCCCGACCGAGCCCCCCGGCTCACGGGCGTGACGCTCCCCGCGTGGAGCGCGGTCTACCGCCGGGCCTTCCTCACCGAGCAGGACATCGCCTTCCCCGGGGACCACTTCACCGATGTCGGCTTCGGCGGTCTTGTCGCCCTGCGGGCGGAGCGGATGGCGGCCCTGCGCACGGTCGTCGTCCGGCACCTGCTGCGCCGGCAGGGCAACCGGCTGGGCCTGCCCGGCGAGCACCACGCCGAACTGCTCGACCAGGCCGAGCTGGTGCTGACGCGGGCAGCCGAGCAGGAACTGGCGGCGGACCGGCTGATGCCGCTGTTCGAGCAGCTCTTCGCCGCCGTACTGAAGACGGCCGCCCACCCCCGGCGGCTGACGTCCGGACGACGGGCCTTCTTCCGGCGGGCGAGCACGCTCTACCGGCGGCACCGCCCCGACGGATACCGGGCCCCCGGCGGCAGCCTCGGCGTCCAGCACCGGCTGCTGGCCTCGGGGTCGTACGCGGCGTTCCGCTCCCTGCGCGCCGCCAACCGGGCGGCGTCGCGGGCCGCCGCGCTGCTCCCCCGCCCGCAGGGCCTGCGCACCCGGCTGCGCTATGCGGCGGCTCTGCGCCTGCCGCTGGACCGGAACCTCGTCGTGTACTGCGCGTACTGGGGCCGCGGCTACGCCTGCAACCCGGCCGCGATCCACGCCAAGGCCCGCGAACTCGCGCCGCACCTGCGCGCCGTGTTCCTGGTGGAGCCGGACGCGGTGGGCAGCGTGCCGCCGGGCGTCGAGTACGCGGTGATCGGCAGCCGGAGGTACTGGCAGGTGCTGGCCCGCGCCAAGTACCTCGTCAACAACGCCAACTTCGCGGACGCCGTGGTCAAGCGCCCCGGCAGCGTCCACCTCCAGACCCAGCACGGCACGCCGCTCAAGACGATGGGCGCCGACCAGGCGACGTACCCCGTGGTGGCCGCGGCGACCGGCAGCTTCGCCAAGCTGCTGGCCCGGGTGGACCGCTGGGACTACAACCTCACCTCCAACCGGCACTCCACCGAGATGTGGGAACGGGCGTTCCCGAGCACGCACGAGACCCTCGAGTACGGCTATCCGCGCAACGACGTCTACTGCACGGCGTCCGCCGAGGACGTCGCCCGGGTACGCAAGGAACTGGGCGTCCCCGACGGCAAGAAGGCCCTGCTCTACGCGCCCACGCACCGCGACTACGCCACCGGCTTCGAGACGGGCCTGGACCTGGCGGAGTTCTGCGAGGCGATCGGCGACGACTACGTGGTGCTGCTGCGCGCCCACTACTTCTACGACCAGGGCGCCTCCCGGGGCGGCGGGCGGATCATCGACGTCACCGGGCACCGCTCGTCGGAGGACGTGTGCCTGGCCGCTGACGGGCTGATCACGGACTACTCGTCGATCATGTTCGACTACGCCAACCTGGACCGGCCGATCGTCGTGTACGCCGACGACTGGGACGTCTACCGGGAGACCCGGGGCGTCTACTTCGACCTGATGGAGCTCCCGCCGGGCCGGGTCGCCCGGACTCCCGGGGAGCTGGCGGCCCTCTTCCGCGACGGCTCCTGGGCGGACGGGACCGCCACGTCCCTGCGGGCCGCCTTCCGGGAGCGCTTCTGCCAGTTCGACGACGGGCGGGCCGCCGAACGCGTCGTGCGCCGGGTGCTGCTCGGTGAGCCGCCCGAGTCGATCCCGCCCGTGATCCCGCTCGCGGAGCGCGTCCCGGCCCCCGCCGCCACCCTCGTGAGGAGCTGA
- a CDS encoding bifunctional glycosyltransferase/CDP-glycerol:glycerophosphate glycerophosphotransferase: MPRFSIIVPVYKVQGFLRECLDSVLGQSYGDFEVIAVDDRSPDGSGAILDEYAARDARVRVLHLPENVGLGRARNAGLARAAGDYVLFLDSDDHYTPGLLAAVAARLAATDDPDILVFDHVRTHWWGRGGRSEAADLLAAAGLETFGIRQSPQYLNLFLVAWNKAYRRSFFQEHALEYAPGLYEDAPVTYRSMVLAERIACLDRIGVEYRQRRQGAITKTPGRRHFEIFPQYEGLFAFLEQRPDLDWARPLLLERALDHMLFVLAREDRVRPADRGDFYREIRSFHRRHLPDGGFPRPDGWRGAEMRLLASAPYATYATARGLRDLRAAALGGRRRVARKASESALRGWYTAQSKRPLDPHLAVYSATHHRGVTGDPAAIYQKAREIAPHIRGVWVVREDAVDALPPGIDHVTPGSRRYHEVMARATFWVNNVNWPGTLAKRPGSVHIHTHQGTPLKYMGADLLTKPGARHGFDVPQMLRRADRWDYSLVAGRHAERAWERAYPCHFTSLRTGSPRNDVLVGAGPERGRAVRERLGVPADHTVVLYAPTRRDYRRGGHVDRLDPARFAADLGPGHTLLVRLHPSLAAGVARGLGLADLHRRGVLVDVTDEPHVEDVMLASDALVTDYSALMFDYVLLDRPIVVHADDWGAFAASRGAYVDITTDAPGHVSRSYRELAWLFASGTWQDAEAARLRSGFRERYCEFEDGRAAERVVRLLMPGERGGALLPAARRTEGARTRPEALIER, translated from the coding sequence GTGCCCCGCTTCAGCATCATCGTCCCCGTCTACAAGGTGCAGGGCTTCCTGCGCGAGTGTCTCGACTCGGTGCTCGGCCAGTCCTACGGCGACTTCGAGGTGATCGCCGTGGACGACCGCTCGCCCGACGGCAGCGGCGCCATCCTCGACGAGTACGCCGCCCGCGACGCCCGGGTACGGGTGCTGCACCTGCCCGAGAACGTCGGCCTCGGCCGGGCCCGCAACGCCGGTCTCGCGCGGGCCGCCGGCGACTACGTCCTGTTCCTGGACAGCGACGACCACTACACACCGGGCCTGCTGGCCGCCGTCGCCGCACGCCTCGCGGCGACCGACGACCCGGACATCCTGGTCTTCGACCATGTGCGCACCCACTGGTGGGGCCGCGGCGGACGCAGCGAGGCGGCGGACCTGCTGGCCGCGGCGGGCCTCGAGACGTTCGGCATCCGGCAGAGCCCGCAGTATCTGAACCTGTTCCTGGTCGCCTGGAACAAGGCCTACCGGCGCTCCTTCTTCCAGGAGCACGCGCTGGAGTACGCGCCGGGGCTGTACGAGGACGCGCCGGTCACCTACCGGTCGATGGTGCTGGCCGAGCGCATCGCCTGCCTGGACCGGATCGGCGTGGAGTACCGGCAACGCCGGCAGGGCGCGATCACCAAGACGCCCGGGCGCCGGCACTTCGAGATCTTCCCGCAGTACGAGGGCCTGTTCGCGTTCCTGGAGCAGCGCCCCGACCTGGACTGGGCGCGGCCGCTGCTGCTGGAGCGGGCGCTGGACCACATGCTGTTCGTGCTGGCCCGCGAGGACCGGGTGCGGCCCGCGGACCGGGGCGACTTCTACCGCGAGATCCGCTCCTTCCACCGCCGTCACCTCCCCGACGGCGGCTTCCCGCGGCCGGACGGCTGGCGCGGGGCCGAGATGCGGCTGCTCGCCTCGGCGCCCTACGCGACGTACGCGACCGCCCGTGGGCTGCGGGACCTGCGCGCGGCCGCCCTGGGCGGGCGGCGGCGGGTGGCGAGGAAGGCGTCGGAGAGCGCCCTGCGCGGCTGGTACACGGCCCAGTCGAAACGCCCGCTGGATCCGCATCTCGCCGTCTACTCGGCGACCCACCACCGGGGTGTGACCGGTGACCCGGCCGCGATCTACCAGAAGGCCCGCGAGATCGCCCCGCACATCCGGGGCGTGTGGGTGGTCCGGGAGGACGCGGTGGACGCGCTGCCGCCCGGCATCGACCATGTGACACCGGGCTCGCGGCGCTACCACGAGGTCATGGCGCGGGCCACGTTCTGGGTGAACAACGTCAACTGGCCCGGCACCCTGGCCAAGCGTCCCGGCAGCGTGCACATCCACACCCACCAGGGCACCCCGCTCAAGTACATGGGCGCCGACCTGCTGACCAAGCCGGGCGCCCGGCACGGCTTCGACGTGCCGCAGATGCTGCGCCGCGCCGACCGCTGGGACTACAGCCTGGTCGCGGGGCGGCACGCGGAACGGGCCTGGGAGCGGGCGTATCCGTGCCACTTCACCTCGCTGCGGACCGGCAGCCCGCGCAACGACGTGCTGGTCGGGGCGGGGCCCGAGCGGGGCCGGGCGGTGCGCGAGCGGCTCGGCGTCCCGGCCGACCACACGGTCGTGCTGTACGCGCCGACCCGCCGTGACTACCGGCGGGGCGGCCATGTCGACCGGCTCGACCCGGCCCGGTTCGCCGCGGACCTGGGCCCCGGGCACACACTGCTCGTCCGGCTGCACCCGTCGCTGGCAGCGGGTGTGGCGCGGGGTCTCGGTCTGGCCGACCTGCACCGGCGGGGCGTGCTGGTGGACGTCACCGACGAGCCGCACGTCGAGGACGTGATGCTCGCCTCCGACGCGCTGGTCACCGACTACTCGGCCCTGATGTTCGACTACGTCCTGCTGGACCGGCCGATCGTCGTCCACGCCGACGACTGGGGGGCGTTCGCGGCAAGCCGGGGGGCCTACGTCGACATCACGACCGACGCGCCGGGCCATGTGTCGCGCTCGTACCGGGAACTGGCCTGGCTGTTCGCGTCCGGCACCTGGCAGGACGCGGAGGCGGCGCGGCTGCGCTCCGGCTTCCGGGAACGGTACTGCGAGTTCGAGGACGGCCGGGCCGCCGAACGGGTCGTCCGGCTGCTGATGCCGGGCGAGCGGGGCGGGGCGCTGCTGCCCGCGGCGCGCCGGACCGAGGGGGCCCGCACACGACCCGAGGCGCTGATCGAGAGATGA
- a CDS encoding organic hydroperoxide resistance protein gives MDALYTAVATATHGREGRAVSSDGVLDLALGMPQALGGNGQGTNPEQLFAAGYAACFGSALGLVGRGAKVDVSDAAVTAEVSIGKQGEGFGLAVTLRVELPDSVDEATGRKLVEQAHQVCPYSNATRGNIEVDLVIE, from the coding sequence ATGGACGCGCTCTACACCGCTGTCGCCACCGCCACCCACGGCCGCGAGGGCCGGGCCGTCAGCTCCGACGGCGTGCTGGACCTCGCCCTGGGCATGCCCCAGGCACTGGGCGGCAACGGCCAGGGCACCAACCCCGAGCAGCTCTTCGCCGCCGGTTACGCCGCCTGCTTCGGCAGCGCCCTCGGTCTCGTCGGCCGTGGTGCCAAGGTCGACGTCAGCGACGCCGCCGTGACCGCCGAGGTCTCCATAGGCAAGCAGGGCGAGGGCTTCGGCCTCGCCGTCACCCTCCGCGTGGAGCTGCCCGACAGCGTGGACGAGGCGACCGGCCGCAAGCTGGTCGAGCAGGCCCACCAGGTCTGCCCGTACTCCAACGCCACCCGCGGCAACATCGAGGTCGACCTCGTCATCGAGTAA